GCGATGACTCCATTCTCAAAGAATACAAAATTGATGAGAAGAACTTTGTTGTCGTCATGGTGACAAAGGTTTGTCGCGTTTTCTCTTTTAGTAAGATCTGATTGCATACTGATTTGATTAACAATTGGCAATGGAGAAAAATAACCGAGTGATGTAATTATTAAAGCATTAGCATGGTCTTACAGCTGTGCGGCAAGTGCAAACGCAAATAGACGCAACATCGTCAGAACCCTATTGAAACTGTACACTGACACTGTATATTGCAGTTGAATTGACCAATCATTTCACATTCGTGTCTATAagcatttgtacaaatacattAAAGGCCTCCTCTCAAATAAGACTGTTTACTTAAAAGAAATGCCCAATACTCTGCAGCGGAGTAAATAATCGCCCCCAGTCACTTTTAGAATTAAAGATTGTTGCTGATCATTTGGTGCCAATTGCATTTTCGGAGATGATCTGAGATGTACTAAtagctttatttgtttttgtgtcctAATGATGAACTTGCAGCCTAAAAAGGCCTCAGCTGCCGCTCAGCCTTCATCAACACCCAGCACGGCAGCACCTCCGACGACGTCGTCCACTTCACAGGCGTCCACAGAGCGTGCCCCAGCAGATGGGGAACCAGAAGCGAGGCGGCCTGCCGCTGCCGACCCAGCTCGCCCCTCTGTCGGGTAACGGCGTGTTGATAGTGGTTTTGTCTGATTTGACCTGTGGCATGGACGACCACCACTCATCTCTTTTTCTCCTGCAGAAGCTTGGCGGCTTCCTCGAGCTTAATTGACGACGCAGGTTCAAATCTTGGTAAGGCCACCTTGCTTATGATTACTGCCATACCTTTACTCGGTCAAACGTGGAATTGACCGCTGGCGCTCTCTCGTAGTGACAGGCCCATCGTACGACGCCATGGTGACGGAGATGATGCTCATGGGCTACGAGAGGGAGCAGGTGGTGGCGGCTCTAAGAGCGAGCTTCAACAACCCAGACAGAGCCGTGGAGTACCTGCTCTCAGTAAAGAACAATAACATACATCAAAACCCagcattattttctttgtgaaggctgACATTGTGTGTTTGATGTCATCCCTCACGTAACAAAAATGGTTCATGAaatgtgagatactgtacaaGAAATCTCCCACACAGTGGATTAAAACATTTACAATATATGACTGTTCCATCAGGGCATCCCAAGTAGGGAGCAGGTCCAAGCCAGAGGCTCTGATGCCACGTTGCCCCCACTGAGTGGCGCTCCAAGCGGACCTACAGGTGATTTAAGCAATTCGGGCAGCACTGGTGCTTCAGAAGGTGCAGGTAAGAGGACCCTCACTCTTCAGCAGCATTGGTGTTTTTGTGtagaaaatgtgaatttttctaTGACATATTGGATATCGTCATGCTCTCAGGTAATCCGCTGAGTTTCCTAAGGAATCAGCCCCAGTTCTACATGATGCGCCAGTTGATCCAGCAGAACGCTGCACTGCTTCCCGCTCTGCTGCAGGAGATTGGCAGGGAAAACCCAGAGCTTCTGCAGGTATACATAGATGACGATGCGCCGTggatttttaaaagtcaaacacaatctgttccagaattACTCCCGTATGAAATACCGAAagtaaaaataatcatttcCGGCGCCAATCAATCACCATTGTAAAACTTATATtcaatgtacagtcgtccctcgttaaatcacggttcgaacatcgctccctcattcTATCGCGGTTTCAAAAATtagtaaatgattgctgtttggaTTGAAGGACGAGTCAtaagtagtattctggtcactactaggcgtcagcaatgttacattgacatgacattagatcACATTACCtttacactgcatgaagtcgGCCATGGCGTGTCTGATACGATAGACTGAAAAAAAGTGTGcttcccattttgtgtggaagtggtaagtttttggcttgtttCTTTGCACTTCTTCCACACTTCTTTGAAatacttaagtttagaataaacaaattggaggctaactagttagcttggtagcatgtTATATTTAAAGCGGCGCGCCTCTAATGTGTCCGTgaagtgatcctgtagcctgcgcattacagttgcactttaggggtgttatttaatgtctacagggctataataataatataataatggtaaaaattgtacttagaaagtcataaacaggttttctatcctctaactacaaaaatatttcatttaatattAAATCCCATTTAGCGGAGAGTCACTTCTCGCGCTCgggtcttgaaccaattaaccgcgataaacgagggacgactgtacaagcAATTGTTTAACATTTTAGCAAATTATGAGCTgtgaaaaacacaatgcagtggGGTGTaaaaaagttcaacatggcCTACTTTAACTTTGATGCTTTGCTTACTTCACTTCAATTCCTGTGTATCCTCTGTTAagccacaaaaagcaaaacgcaTAAATTCTGTgaagttttgtgcaactttagacGGGtaatttttcttacattttggtTTAATTATGAATTGCACAACCTTGGCCGGCTGTTTAGACAATGAGACAACGTTTAGTCATTTTCGGTGGATCTGTTCAGCTAtaccagctgtacactgactatatccaagttttttttttaccatattgTTCCTTGAGAAGGTATAATAAAATTGTTGCTGAAGTGTAAGGGTGTACTCCAATTCAGTGAGATACTGTACGCCTAAGCCTTTGCAACACTTGTTAATCACTGTAGGAAATCAGCAACAATCAAGAGCACTTCATACAGATGCTGAACGAGCCCCTTCCAGAGCCGTTGCCGATGGAAGGGGGAGGTGGAGGCACCGCAGGGGCGCCGAGTGACTCTCAAAGTGGCACGAACATGAGCTACATCCAGGTCACTCCGCAGGAGAAAGAAGCCATTGAGAGGGTGAGGGCTCTGGCATCCATAACTGAGTAATTTGTCTAtgagcaggtgtgtgtgtgtgcgtgcgtgtgcgtgtgcgtgtgtgtgtggctaaTTTGCATGTGTCATGTGTTGCAGTTAAAAGCCTTAGGATTTCCAGAGGGACTCGTTATACAAGCCTACTTTGCTTGTGAGAAGAACGAGAACTTGGCTGCCAACTTCCTTTTACAGCAGAATTTCGATGACGACTGATGGATGATTAAACCCTGACTATTACTTGATTGAaatttatttctactttttatttCTGCCATCGGCTATACATACACAGTAATAATCTATTTCCATatctccccccaaaaatgtgttttattagcCCCTTCTGCCATCCTCGAGTGACGATTtaagtataatttttttttctttttcactttttcgATCATTGTTGTGTACACATTCAAtgtcttattttgactttttttttttctaaatttgaGAATTAAAACTGCATTAGTAATGGCTTTTCCACCATTATACACCCTTCATGAGCATGTGAACCAGATGGATAATCACGTATGTGGCTTACACACATGATAGGCTTCCCATtcaatcataaataaatgcaatatgtGTTCTGCTGTGTAATTGCAAGTATTTAACCTGCTGGTATGATGCAACATGTTGAATGTCTTGTGAAATGggcattttgttttattcccACGAGTCTACGGTGCTGCACCTCACGAGAGGACCACTAGAGGGCGGCATAGACCACAAGGTGGATATCCCCAACAGCCTGTAAGTGAGTCAGGTCAATATTTACTAACTACGTTGTAAAAGCATGCTTCATTTTCTGCCTTGAACATTTTGTCTTGTGAGCCTTGTTATGTGTTGACTCGAACAATGTgatatttctgacattttttttggtgccaaaattaaatataaagctaaatagctcattaaaaatgaattaaaacttGGGGGAGGATTAATTTTACA
This Dunckerocampus dactyliophorus isolate RoL2022-P2 chromosome 17, RoL_Ddac_1.1, whole genome shotgun sequence DNA region includes the following protein-coding sequences:
- the rad23b gene encoding UV excision repair protein RAD23 homolog B, which produces MQITLKTLQQQTFRIDIDEEETVTTLKERIEQEKGQDNFPVAGQKLIYAGKILSDDSILKEYKIDEKNFVVVMVTKPKKASAAAQPSSTPSTAAPPTTSSTSQASTERAPADGEPEARRPAAADPARPSVGSLAASSSLIDDAGSNLVTGPSYDAMVTEMMLMGYEREQVVAALRASFNNPDRAVEYLLSGIPSREQVQARGSDATLPPLSGAPSGPTGDLSNSGSTGASEGAGNPLSFLRNQPQFYMMRQLIQQNAALLPALLQEIGRENPELLQEISNNQEHFIQMLNEPLPEPLPMEGGGGGTAGAPSDSQSGTNMSYIQVTPQEKEAIERLKALGFPEGLVIQAYFACEKNENLAANFLLQQNFDDD